The proteins below are encoded in one region of Silene latifolia isolate original U9 population chromosome 2, ASM4854445v1, whole genome shotgun sequence:
- the LOC141640448 gene encoding uncharacterized protein LOC141640448, producing MPEPKTLKELRGLQGRLAYIRSIKKYLASAPVLGAPIPGRPLVLYIAAQERSLGAIYAQEIEDRKERAFYYLSRTLVGAELNYAPIEKICLALVFAIQKLRHYMQAHTIHVVSKADPIKYILSRPVLSGRLAKWAMLLKQYDLVFVPQKAVKGQAIADFFADHPVPAEWEISDDLPGEKIFYVDVLPPWQMYFDGAARQDGAGAGVVFVTPQNHIMPYAFTLTQLCTNNMAEYQALILGLQMAIEIGVTDMDIYGGSKLVVNQVLGEYEVKKEDLIPYHQRALQLLNQLDDIHVGHVPRSANKLADALANLAATLALGAEESMQVPVCNRWAVSLLEGEENVDTTNMICVYTAEEDDWRQPIIDFLGHQKLPDDPRHKVKIRRRAPKFIHCKGTLYRRSFSAQWLRCLSNKDEAVEAMHKAHSGICGAHQSGPKLHDRVKRMGYYWPTMVQDCMDFAKKCEPCQFYANFIHQPPEPLHPTVSSWPFEAWGLDVVGPLTPKASNGYEYGVPQRITTDNGKQFFNHLKTSLGEKFKFKQYKSSIYNACANDLAEAFNKILCNLLRKVVAKSKRDWGGIVGEGLTEDENDKLRLAELEALDEKRLEAQQKLQCYQARLSRAFNKKEVYTNGAYKIVDEDGVRVGPINGKFLKHYYS from the exons ATGCCGGAACCAAAGACATTGAAAGAGTTGCGCGGATTGCAAGGACGTTTGGCATACATCCGAAG CATCAAGAAGTACTTGGCCAGTGCGCCAGTGCTGGGGGCACCAATTCCAGGAAGACCACTTGTCCTCTACATTGCAGCACAAGAACGCTCATTGGGGGCAATATAtgctcaagaaattgaagaccgcAAGGAGAGAGCATTCTACTACCTGAGTCGTACCTTGGTTGGAGCTGAGTTGAATTACGCGCCTATAGAGAAGATATGTCTTGCTTTGGTGTTTGCCATCCAGAAGTTAAGGCACTACATGCAGGCGCATACCATACATGTGGTATCAAAAGCTgatccaatcaagtacatactctcaagACCAGTCTTGTCTGGAAGACTTGCGAAATGGGCAATGTTGCTTAAGCAGTATGACTTGGTGTTCGTGCCTCAAAAGGCTGTGAAAGGTCAAGCTATCGCCGACTTCTTTGCTGATCATCCAGTGCCAGCAGAGTGGGAAATTTCAGATGACCTCCCAGGAGAAAAAATTTTCTACGTGGACGTTCTACCTCCATGGCAGATGTACTTTGATGGTGCTGCAAGGCAAGATGGAGCTGGAGCTGGAGTTGTGTttgtaactccacaaaatcatatCATGCCATATGCATTTACACTTACTCAGTTGTGCACGAATAATATGGCAGAATACCAAGCTCTTATACTCGGCCTTCAAATGGCGATTGAAATAGGCGTCACGGATATGGACATCTACGGAGGCTCAAAGTTAGTGGTCAACCAAGTCCTTGGTGAATATGAAGTGaaaaaggaagacttgattccCTACCATCAACGGGCATTACAACTGCTGAATCAACTTGACGACATCCATGTTGGTCATGTACcaaggagtgccaataagttggctGACGCGCTTGCTAATCTTGCAGCCACTTTGGCACTGGGGGCAGAAGAGTCTATGCAAGTCCCAGTCTGCAACCGCTGGGCAGTATCTTTGCTTGAAGGAGAAGAAAATGTAGACACAACCAACATGATATGCGTCTACACAGCTGAGGAAGATGATTGGCGTCAACCTATCATTGATTTCTTGGGCCACCAAAAATTACCTGATGATCCCAGACACAAGGTTAAGATACGTCGACGTGCTCCAAAGTTTATTCACTGTAAAGGGACACTCTACAGACGTTCTTTCTCGGCCCAATGGTTGAGGTGTCTAAGCAATAAGGACGAAGCTGTTGAAGCAATGCATAAAGCTCACTCTGGAATTTGTGGCGCTCATCAATCTGGGCCTAAACTTCATGATCGCGTAAAGAGAATGGGGTATTACTGGCCAACCATGGTACAAGATTGTATGGACTTTGCGAAAAAATGTGAACCCTGTCAGTTCTACGCAAACTTCATACACCAACCGCCGGAGCCGTTGCATCCTACTGTTtcttcatggccctttgaagcttggggacttgaTGTTGTGGGACCCCTTACTCCAAAGGCCTCAAATGGATACGA ATATGGTGTACCTCAGCGTATCACAACTGACAATGGGAAACAATTTTTCAACCATCTGAAGACAAGTCTGggagaaaaattcaagttcaaacaatacaagtcatCCATTTACAATGCTTGTGCAAATGATTTGGCTGAAGCCTTCAACAAAATCCTTTGCAACTTGTTGAGAAAAGTAGTAGCAAAGTCAAAACGAGATTGGGGAGGCATTGTGGGC GAAGGGCTCACAGAAGATGAAAATGACAAATTGCGTTTAGCAGAATTAGAGGCTCTCGATGAAAAAAGATTAGAAGCTCAACAAAAACTCCAGTGCTATCAAGCAAGGTTGTCACgtgcattcaacaaaaag GAGGTCTACACGAATGGTGCTTACAAAATTGTGGATGAAGATGGCGTTCGTGTAGGCCCAATTAATGGGAAATTTCTGAAACATTACTATTCTTAA